ATTGAATCTCTTGGGCCTAGCACATACTTGGCCACTCAGCTGCGCCCATCAGAATCTTTCTGTGGTAATTAAAGACTAAAGATGCCTAAGTGCTGTGCCACACATGGAGAAGATGCTCAGCATAGCGTTTGCAAGCAGTTCTTTAAGAAGAAGCTCATACAAGAGATTCCATTCCACCTTTCATTTGCATCCTTACTCCTTTCCCTCTGCTGAGGTTGCTCCTTGTTGGGCATTGATGTAGGATATAAATGTCTGCTTTAGAAAAACCTAAGCAACTGTGCTTATGGAAAGTTCAGATACCCAATCCTTTGCTTATCaacacaggatctcactgtgtgtTCCAGGCCGGCCTCAGCCTTGATCCTGTTGAGACTACAAGTGTGTGCCATTGCCTAGCTTAGTACTGCGAGCTAACGGTTTGGTGTCTTAGGTTAATGGCTTTCAAACTTATGGTTAGTTAAAAATAAGTATGTGTCTGTGGAGAAGTGTCTCAGGTATCttgagactgaccttgaattcctaaaCATCCTGCTTCACCCAAGAAGAGATACTCATGTCTGGTAATTATACATAAATGAGTATTACTCTGACTGGTTTTTATACATGGATTTTGATTTAATCATAGTATAACCGTTGAAACTGGTTTCATAACTAGTGTCTCACTGTCCATGTTAGGCGGCAACATGATGATTGAGATGAGTGAGAATGTGTGATCCTGCTTTTCTTAAAGTGATATATTTTTCTGGTTCCTTGAGGtgattttgtaattatttaaatatttttggggCTCAGGGAGATGTTTCGGCgattaagagtacttactgctgttccagaggacctgatagGTTCCTTAAAGCCCAGGTTAGGCTGCTTAAAATTTCcactgctccagctccagggtatttGACACCTGTCCTCCCCAGACACCAACATGCAATGTGCATTGCCTCCACGCTCcagttaaaataaattcaatcTAGATGTAAGTAAAGGCTAAAACTATCTAAATGAAGGAACATATATGCCTAATATTTGTTGATGATTTTGTTGAGGATTACCTGAATCCACGAGCTGGGAACTACtaaccttttattttatacatgcaaAACTAAAATTTACACTTGCTAAGTGCTCTGAGAACTTCACTGTAGATTGACTGGGCATGATGGGGCATGCCTGTCATTCCCAggatttgtgaggcagaggcaggaggatttgagtttaaggccagctgcTACTACATAGCCGTTTCTAAGTTAGCTTAGAATACATAGTGaaacataatttcaaaaagtaaacaaaatcattcagattattatatattaaattccCTAGCCTAAAGATTTATTAGTTTTTAGCAAAGATAATGAGAGGATcctatcttttttgtttggttgttttttgtttttgacacagaatCTTTCTCAAtaatcttggctgtcctagaacttgatacatagatcaggttagccttgaacttacaaagatcctcctgtctctgcctcttgattaaaggcatgagtcaccacgactgaccaaagatttatttttaaaaagttattctgAACCTTTTGGAGAATATTTAAGAGGACAAGaacataaaacacagaaacaaatgagcaaaaaacccaaacacttGTTCTTTTCAAAAACCTGACATAGAAAACATATTCTTCTAATTTACAGGGTTCTTCATGACCTGATAGTCTGCTGCTGACCATTGGTTCTCTGTGACTTTGCCTTAGAAAACTGGCATTAGCATTGTCTTGTGCTAGATGCTGTCTTctcagtgttttttaaaatttgcatgcTGACATACACTGAGAAACTTggaatatggttttgtttttatgcaaaTGCAATAAAACCAGCAAATTTAACTGAAAGTTTCTTTATTTCAACCAAGTTACATCAAGCCAGTTACATTTCCAGGTTTGTCTGAGAAACAGTTCTTATTTTctgctctttccctttcccactgAAGCTGGGATCTATCTATACATGCATACTGGCTATACAACTGGTTTGAAATTGTATTACACTTGAAAATACTTgaaatttcctttattcttttctttgctttctctctttgagACAAGAGACCTTGGCTGTGTTAAacaagttggctttgaactcagtccTTTGTCATACCCTCCTGGGTACTGCCACTGCAGATACGCACCATTCTGCCCAGCTGAAGTGATTTATGAATGTagtatgtgattttaaaaagtgacacTCAGGGACACTGAAGGGATGAGtcatcagttaagagcagagACTGCTCTCCTGGACCTGGGTTCAGCCCCCAGCACCAACATAGCAGATCACAGTAATCTGTAATCCAGTCTGGGggattctcttctggcttctgaaggcacTGTACTCATGGTATATAGATAGATGGTATTCATGGAGCCAAAACACCAGTATATACAAAgtaatagaaaacaaactttgAAACCACGCAGCTCTGCCTGTCAGCATTGGAAATACTTGGAACATCTGAATTCTGTGCTGTTTAAACTGACCTGGAACTTTAGGTGTTCCTGCCGTAGCCTTGAGCGCAGAGATTACCGACAGGTACTACCGCCCTGCCTTTTATTAAGCTATTGAGAGGTATTATGACCAGAGGAAAATGATTACATCTAATATATGGGTGCATTTACTGGAAAATGTACATGGTTCAGTGAGTTTAATAACACATGGCATCTCATATTAATCTGTCTGATAACAGATCCATTTTAAGTAAAGCCACTCTGGTATTGTCTAGAGTAACCATTTATTTGGgttatttctagttttctctaAAATGTAGAATAAAAAGAAGTGGAGAATTTTTGTTGCTTTGGAGACAGCAATAGTATATTTTAGATTCTTGTATACATGCGTATGAAGTTGTTTACATTTAAGAAGTTGAGTTATAGATATCAACTCACtagcttccttttgttcttccatttccttcaaAGGTTTGGGCCCCATGGGATCCCTGTGACAGTATTTCCCAAAAGGGAATATAAGGACAAACCGGACGCCATGCAGCTCCAAAGTACCACATTCCAAGAAGGGATAGAAGTCAAGCGGGAAGTGAACGGTGCTGTTCCCAATGACCTTTCTCCAGTCCCTCCTCCTGAGCATCTGTGGACTTCCAAACCACCTCCTCTCTTCCATGAAGGAGCACCTTATCCTCCCCCCTTGTTTATCAGGGACACATATAACCAATCAATACCTCAGCCGCCTCCTCGGAAAATTAAGCGACCCAAACGAAAAATGTACAGGGAAGAACCCACTTCAATAATGAATGCGATTAAGCTACGGCCCAGGCAAGTCCTGTGTGATAAGTGTAAAAACAGTGTTGttgcagaaaagaaggaaattaggaaaggtaGCAATGACTCTTCTAGGTATGAAGATAAAAAACGGAGAAATGACAGTGTAGCTACTGTGaacaaaaaactgaaaactgACCATAAAGTGGATGGGAAAAACCAAAACGAAAGCCAGAGAAGGAACACTGTGGTGAGGGTTTCCAGTATCACTCACAGCAGGGGCAGAGTAGTCAAGGTTTCTGCTCAGGCAAATACATCAAAAGCTCAGTTAAATACCAAGAAAGTGCTCCAAAGCAAGAACATGGATCACGCAAAAGCTCGGGAAGTATTGAAAATTGCCAAAGAAAAGGCACAGAAGAAGCAAAGTGAAACCTCCACTTCCAAAAACGCACACTCGAAGGTCCATTTCACACGTCGGTATCAGAATCCTAGCTCAGGTTCTCTCCCACCTCGAGTGCGTTTAAAACCACAAAGGTACAGGAACGAAGAAAATGACTCTTCTCTGAAGACGGGACTGGAGAAAATTCGGAGTGGCAAGCTGGCCCCTAAGCCGCAGTCTCGATGTACCTCCACCCGCTCAGCAGGTGAGGCCCCTTCAGAAAAACAGAGTCCCTCAGAAGGCCTGGAAGTGTCCGCCAGTGAGGTTCAGGACACAAGCACAGTGCATGTGCCTGGTGAGCAGGAGGAACTGCGGATGTTGGGCAAAAGGGGCAACAAAAGCAGTCTATCTGTTTACCTGACCCTAAATCAAGAGAAATCCGACTCTTCCAGTGCTTCAGTGTGTAGCATTGATAGCATGGATGATTTGAAATCCTCCAACTCTGAGTGTAGCTCTTCTGAGAGCTTCGTTTNTCCTCCGGGCTGTATGCACGCACCTTCTGCCTCTTCCACTTCTACTTCCTTCTCTTCAAAGGAAGAGAATAACCTCCGTAATTCTTTGAAAATGGAAATCTTTTCCAAAAATGTCTCTAAATGTATCACACCAGATGGCAGGACCATATGTGTAGGGGACATTGTTTGGGCCAAGATATATGGCTTCCCATGGTGGCCAGCCCGTATTCTTACCATCACTGTAAGCCGCAAAGATAACGGCCTTTTAGCCCGGCAGGAGGCCCGTATCTCATGGTTTGCATCTCCAACCACATCTTCCCTTGCTCTCTCACAACTCTCCCCNTTTCTAGAAAACTTCCAGTTACGGTTTAATAAGAAGAGAAAGGGTCTNTATCGCAGGGCTATCACAGAGGCTGCTAAGGCTGCTAAGCAGCTGACCCCTGAAGTGCGGGCTTTGTTGACACAATTTGAAACGTGAACATAGGCAATAAGGTAGGCGAGTACCACTGGAGCTGCTGCAGATCTCTGGCTAGTTAGGAATCATTTCCACCAGCTAGCTTGGTCAAACTGGAGAGAAATTGCACTCAGTTGGCTTTTTATANGTAATATATAGCCATTTTTACACTAAGAAGCTGAAAACTGAAAGATGTTTCAAATTTTCTCTTAAGCAGGATTTTAGGAATATGTTCcagttttgaaatataaaacCATCCTAAGGCATAGAAGCCATAGNTTCAAATGAAACAATTTTTGCAGGGACTGTTAATTGCCATTTGTAGctattgtttgtgtatgtatgtatgcatacctatacatacatatacacacatacacatgtataaacNATTGCCTGTCACCATGTGACATGGGTTGCATATTTGGGATTTTAGTAAGGGCTGGAGCTTGGGGAACAGTGGATATTCAATGATTCCTTGTTTTATCTAGTGAAAACTTAGACTTTCTATGCACATNAGGGTATAAAAGTTTGATTTTGGATGTTTGACAAACTGAGATGCTTGCTATGACAAATTGGCATGCTTGCCATTTAGTTATAGACCAGGCTGTACACATTGCCCAGTATTTGGGATTAGAACTATTAAGACTAGACAGGTTTGGGTCAGCACTCTCTTGTCCAATGAGGTTGTAAAACAAACTGTCAGATATTTGGTTGGGAAGTTTAGATAGATTTTATTTGGGGTATATAAATAATTGAGTCAAAAGTTAGTCAGATTTCTCCTGACTGGCTGTTCCTGAATTCTTAGGACAGACCCTAGCAGTTTACACTTTGTGAATTAATGTCATGTGTAATTGTTGCATTTTGGATGTACCTAATTTGATTGTTTTTCAGAATCATTTTCCATTTAAGATAATCTGTTTGCAGgtcagaaaatgagaaatgtaatTGTATAAtgcattgaaatgtaaaaaaaaaagctgtaaataaaatcaactaaatccaaattatttgtgtgtgtttctcaaaAAGCTTTGAACAGTTTCAAATTAGTAGAAATTATTCTTTGCAATAGTGATTAGAAAACATGAGaaattaaacatgtttttttaTTTGCCCTGTCAGGGAATGTATTGGAGAGTAGATAAAATTCAAAGAACAGGAGGTACAGTGAGGCTCTATAGTAATGCCATCCGGTAGAACTCTAGTTCCTATCAACTGCTCATGAATGcttttcattccccccccccccNcccccccccccaagttttaGCTTTGATAAAATGTCGTGCTTTAGGAAATTAGGTAATTGTAGTTGGTTTGCTCTCTGGTTTTCTGCCTCGGATATCACTACTTTATGAGCTTAGTAAGCTAACTCCATATTCTACATGGTCTACCTGTCCCTAAGATGTTATTTTTTaagagtctcactatgtcacTTTGGCTGGCCAGGCTGATTTCATGCTCAGAgccttgcctgcttctgcctcctgagtacccgCAGAGACAAGGTGATCTCAAGAATTAAATTGCTTCCaagcctttttgttttcttaaatttgatATAGTTTCAGTTGGTATTTACTTGAGATACAAAAAGGTAAACTTTTGTGGATATGTTAGTTActacataattaataataaagaatgaaatttggAAACGAGCTTCCTTAAGCTTGATACCTGATTatttctgggaaagaaaatagaatttcttCTGGGGAACTTAGTCAATGCTTTTTgatttaaataaacacacaattaaagaaaaagatgcataTTCTTTCCTGCAAACAGAAACTAATCTGATGATGACGGTCTGAAAGCTCACAGTGTGATGGAGGGCTTATGAGGGGAATATCTTAGGTTTTCTGAGTTTAGAGTACTTGTTTGCTTACCTTTGAAAATTTGATTTATGCAAGAGTCATCTAAAAAGTAATTTGAAGTGTGTGATCTGGGCTGTTGTAGTTGTGACTTTGAAAGTGAGTATTGCTACTACAGTCAGATGCTTTGGCAATGTATCTTTATGGCATAAACCATGTGGAATATGTAAATAACATTCAGCCAGGAGTGATGGTGTGTTCTAGTGATCTTATCATTTGGGAGGTGGATGCAAGAGGATTGAGTGACTTAGAAATTGACCAGGGCACATAATGAATTCTTGTCCAGAAAATAAAGGTGTATTTGGCTCTGTGTGCTGGTACATGCCTTCAGCCCTAGCATGTTCTCTGGGATTGAGGCCGATCTGATCTATagaattctagaccagccagggccacatagtgagatgctatttttaaagatatcCCAGTAGAATTTTCCAAGCAAGGTGACCATTTGATATCTACTGCAACCGGAGATACAGTTTTCTCTGAGAAGATAAAGGTACTCTATGGTAATAAACCAAAtggacttttttcttcttttcttggtttggtttctctTCAGAGAGAATTTACTTAGACAAATTTCCAATATAAGAAAAGTAGctcaggactggtgagatggctcagtgggtaagagcacccgactgctcttccaaaggtccggagttcaaatcccagcaaccatatggtgtctcataaccatccgtaacaagatctgatgccctcttctggagtgtctgaagacagctacagtgtacttacacataataaataaataaataaatctttaaaaaaaaaaagtagctaaaAGATAAGGATGAGCAAGGGAAGAAACCAAATAAAGTTGTCAGGATGGCATCTTTAGAAATTTAAAGCCTCATGTTTCCCTCTTCATTTTGTAGAGCTTAGAAATCAAGTGGATTGGTCTTTTAGAAGAAATCTgttttcagccgggcgtggtggcgcatgcctgtaatccccgcactcgggaggcagagacaggtggatttctgagctcgaggccagcctggtccacaaagtgagttccaggacagccagagctactgtTTTGTTTAAAGCATAGCAGTCTGGCCTACCTATAGTCCACCTcagcttctgatcttcctgcctccacctctcatgCAGGGATTCTACCACACCAGTTTATATGATGATGAGGACTGAATCCAGGCCTTTTTCATATTAGCCAGGTATTCTGTTAACAGATTTTTATCTATCACTGTTTCCTCCTAAGTgatattgatattttttttcaatttttggaGCAGAATCTTCcgatatagcccaggctgaccttgagctcttctgtgctggtgttacaggcataCACCAACACATGTGGCTGGGAACAAAGTATTAATGGTTGTTACTATTGTATTAGTACTTTGTGGAACAAGTACTAAGTAGGAATTTTTCTAAAGACATTGTAGGCAGACAACATAGAAGTGATACTAAAATCAGCTTAGATCCATCTAGGGTATGGAGTTTATTCAACTAAGAGAGGCTGGTACTTTCTAAAGTTGGTTATTGAAGGAAACATATGTTCAGACATTTGGAAAATGGCCAGTTTTCCTTTATACTGAATGACTGAATTGAGaatcagaaaatcagaaattTATAGTATACGTttagttaagttttttttttttcccccatttaaGTTGTGAATGTTCTGCAGTTTGGTCAGTCTAGTGCCACACTGACATATCTAGAAAGCTTGTAATGAAGGTTTTAATTCAAAGGTTTATGCTTNNNNNNNNNNNNNNNNNNNNNNNNNNNNNNNNNNNNNNNNNNNNNNNNNNNNNNNNNNNNNNNNNNNNNNNNNNNNNNNNNNNNNNNNNNNNNNNNNNNNNNNNNNNNNNNNNNNNNNNNNNNNNNNNNNNNNNNagtgagttccaggacagccagggctaNACAGAGAAAcctgcctcaagaaaaaaaaaaaaaaacccaaaaccaaaaaagcactttaatataaaaatctgGAATTGAAGGCTAAAGCTGGGCTGGAGCCATTCCATTTTGTGTCAGGAGAGTGAGCAGCCAGTCTTTGTTTGCTACTTTCCCCTGGTTCTGACTTGAAAGGTGCCTACTGTGCTTCCACAGGGTGTGCACATTTCTGTAATCAGCCCCTTCATTTAGCCACAGTTGCATAGTGGTAAAAGATTTATTAGAGTTTTTGCAGAGTATCTGGGTATTATTTTTGCCATGATAATTTATGCTAAGTTTAATCTATACCCAAAAAGGGACACTATTTAATTTGGTTCTGTGGTGCTTGCTttaacacccccccaccccaagctgtGATATTCAAAAGGACTTTACTCCTTTACTTTCCCCGTGTTTTTCGCTAAAAATAACATTATCTTTGTCGTATTAAAGTGAATTATAATTTTATGCATACTTAAATAGACCTGACCTAAAATTTAACCATTTTGGGGGCATATTTGCTTTTTAGAGGATTTTGTTGTATGGGTCAGGCAGGCTGGACATGCAGtggtccttctgtctcagccactTAGTACTGGAATCATagccatgtgccaccataacTAGTTTAaagttttgcctttaaaaaaaaaaaaagaaaagaaaaagaaaaataggcaggggctggagaaatggctcagtgtttaagaacactgactgctcttccagagttcctgagatcaagtcccagcaaccacaaggtggctcacaaccatctgtaacaggatctgatgcccttttctggtgtgtctgaagacacagaGCTGCAGCACACTCacaataaatgtatgtatgtatgtatgtatgtatgtatgtatgtatgtatgtatgtatttatgttgtAAAAAAATAGGGTCACACTGTGTAGCCTTgatacatagaccaggctggaccttGCCTActatcttaaaattaattttaattgtacaattaaaaaaaacctgaagtgtgtgggtgtgggtgtgggtactCTCGTGCCCACATGTACAAATGCCTTCAGAGGCTAAAAGATGGGATTTGATCCCCTGAAGCTGGCGTAGGTCATTGAGAGCCACCTGATATAGGTGCTGCAAATAAGAGCAGCAAGCTTTTggaactctgagccatctctccagtccccagttgTACATTTTAAAGGTGTGAAGTCTGTCTGTACTGCACCACTGTCTATCTGTAATATggatgctttgctttgctttgcttcctgcTCCCCCATTGGTCACTCTAACCCAGTCTGGTTTCTAGCCCAGGACAATCTTAGtttagcctcccaaatgctgggattgcaaaaGTGACTTATAATCAGTGTTTATTTTAATAGAGTTTTAAATTTGCTGAGAATTGGGACCAGCAATGTTTGCTTCCAGGATTCCTTTCTATGTACCTGCAATCCTGTATGGAGAGATAGTCTAGATAACAGCGCTAACAGTGTTTTATACTTAAGAGCTACAGCTGCCCAGCCGCCCTTTAGTAAAAGTTTTAGGTGAATTAATTTGACTACATTGAGTACAACAATCTTTCCATGGTAGTAATTGCTTggataatttttttgtgtgtgaataaaggagactttttttttttaagtttgataaTATTGGAGGCTGGACAGATGGGTCAGCAGATGAAAGTACAAACTGTACTGTACCCAGCGTCTACTTcaacatcaggcagctcacaacaggcTGACCAGGGTATTGGACactgacttctgacctctgaagtGTCAGGATTGTAGACCTggaccactgtgcccagctctaAAGGCATAGTGTAAAGACAATCTTCACAATGTTTTGTAACAgttttataaaaaggaagatCAATCAGGAAGGTCAGGGTTGGGTAAATaggtttgagaccagcttgggttacatggatcctgtcttaaaaaggaGGGAAACCCTCATAATTTTTATACTGGTATTCATGTCTACAAGGAAAGGAACCCCAAGTCCTTCATGGCTAAAGTATTAGTGCCACCCTCCCAGCCGGTATGcttgtatgtataagtgtgtgtgtatgtataaatatgttcGAGTTTTGCTGCTGTTTGAGGCTAGGTCTcatattgcccaggctggcttcaaacttgacATCCTTttggctctgcctctctctgtctcctgtcatCTGCCCCTGTAGGCCTGGAGTGTGTGGCTTTTATGGGTAGgctttcttagaaaagaaaaagctcaTGCTGGGCAGTGAGGACACATGATTTtaacccagaactcaggaagcagagccagatGGTTAACCTGCTCTACAGATGGCATTCTAGGATGGCCAGGGATACATAAAGAAAACCCTGTTGAGAGGGAGGGGATCAAAATTATAATGCAGAGTAAATTTTAGCAAGGGTGTCCTTTCAAACTGTTCAAGGTATTTTGCATTCATTGGTGTCTCTTGTTTAAACTCGCATGTAAGATTTTCTTAGAAGCTATTGAAGTCTGGTGTGGAGAATCCTGATCTGAGGCTAGCCCAGGATGTACAGTAAGACTGACTCACTTCATGTTCCCTCGTAAAGCAAAACCAAACGATTGAAAGCCTGAGGAGCATAGTTTTCCCTCtggaaaaatgaaatggaagtTTCGGTTGCTTAAAGGGACTGTTATGTGGAAAGGTAAGCGTGCCGTCCAGATCAGAGTACAGGAGGAAATAATATTAGCAGTGATGCAGGGGAATTGGAGCACTGCAGTTTTACAGAAGTCATGCTTAATAGCAGGCTTTTTATTGAGCAAAGAGTATTTTCTTTCAACGTTTTAGgcatgtgtatgtaagtatgagCTCTTGATCCACATGCCTGGCCTGGCTGATCTGCTCCTTAGAAACAGTGTGATCTTAGGCAGATTGATAACCTCATGCTGTCCTATGGAGCGGAGAGGATGATATTGCCGACTCAGAGGGCAAATTTTAAAGCATTAGAAAAATGCCTGCCTGGCACAAGGCCTGTGTAAATACTGCTCATATTACCAGTTACTTATGTGTACCAGAGAAACCTCAGTTTGTTTTTGGCACTATCAAACAGTATGTACTTAGCATaaatgaaaagttttatttaactTTCTGTAATAGCACTATTAGCTACAAATATCTAGAGGTAGCATGCTCTCCTTGGGAGTTTGggtggcttctgttttgttttgagattggccttgaactgttGATCCTGCTTTTAACCTCACTGACTTCTGAAATTAGCAGTTTTTGCCACCATGTTTAGGTAAACTGGCTGGTTTTTAGCTGGCATTTATAGAGGCTAACTATTGGAGGTCATGGGAATTATGTATGGGATATAATAGCCATGATTAAAGTTTATTAGAGTTTCATATTTAACATACTTAAAGGACTACCTAGTACTCTCCATTTTGCTCATAGCAAGTATAGGCATCCGTAGAAATGTTCATCTAGAGATGGTGAAATGGGTGAAGAAGCCTGCTGCGAAGCCTGACATTCTGAGTTTGGTCTCTGGGGCaatgtagaaggagagaaccgacaACTTTACATTGTCCTCTGATCGCCATACACAGGCTCTTGTAGGATGACTGATGCAGGCATGCTGTCAGTTACCACCTCCAAATCTGCATATTCCAAAACCTTTTCAGAGCTTGGAAGAGAATCTGAGCTTGGGTCTCCACAGCAGAGTCCTGCTAGGAGAGCCTCACAAGGGAGCTGTAAGCTTGTCATCTCTTAAGTACGTTGGCCAGTTTACACAGCTTCTGTATGTTCTTGGGTTATGACATTTCAGCAAGTGGTGAAGAGTGAAATCTGTTTGCCCATGTATTGATGGGAGACTTAGTGGGGAAATACTTGGCTGTATGTGTGGTCTTATTTCTCAGAAGATAGTCGTTACCCATGGCACGTTTTGAGATGCTGTTGGTTACAGCTGTATGGccagtccctctccctccactttattttttagtAAAGGATCTGTCTAGGAGTGTCACTGTCCAAGTATCCTGGGAAGAACTGTATGGGGGTTAGTCTAAAGCTCAGACAGGTACTCAGTAACTGGTTAGAACCCAGACTGTCTCTATAAAAGAGACTTCACCTCTGCATTTCCTTCTTGCTCACATCGCATCATACACATTGGATTTTATGAGTCTCTAGTGGAATCATAGGTAAATGCATGTAGTCAGAATCTTTCACTTTTTCATTCAGGGCTTTGCCCTATTTCATCCTTTCATTGGCTCTACCAGATTATGTACTACCCTCTTCTGATTGGCCCTTGATCTTTGCTGCTTGTAGGAGAGCACCATTGTCACACTTAGGCTTTATCTTAGAGGACAAATAACTTCACTGAGCTTGAGCTTGATGCCTTTTCATGGAGGATCCCTGCCTTTACTGCATGCCAGGCAGGGTCCTTAGCTCTTCATAGAGGACATTCTACAttaggcaggggcaggggctaAGTTTCCAAAGAAAAATGTGGAGACCCTGAAAATAGCTAGTGGAAGCTCATCTTCAGCATTGGCACCAAGCTCCAGTCAGGCTCTGTATAGAATTGACAGGGTGAGGTTTTATGTAGCATTTTAAGAGTTGTAGTGGAGAAAATGAGCAGGAAAGGTGAGCTCATCCCAGACCTTCTTTCTTAAAAGTAGagttatttggggctggagagatagcttagtatGGTTAAGGGTTCTTGTTACTCTTGTagatgacctgggtttggttcccagcacccctgtgtaactccagttctagggggtctAATACTGCCTTCTGAtttccatgagcaccaggcagtCATAGagtgcacatatgtgcaggcaCAGTACTCATCACAAAAATTTTTGAGTTTGTACATGTATACAG
This sequence is a window from Mus pahari chromosome 14, PAHARI_EIJ_v1.1, whole genome shotgun sequence. Protein-coding genes within it:
- the Pwwp2a gene encoding PWWP domain-containing protein 2A isoform X4; its protein translation is MAAVAAEAAATAASPGEGGAGEAEPELEPIPGSEAGTPLPVTATEAAVPDGEADGRQSAPQADEQPLPPPPPPPPPGELADSSEAEEAKPPEPAAVPVPPPEQPPAAPEQPEDAPRPPPAPVLVPPAGGDSAVSHLIPGSEVRVTLDHIIEDALVVSFRLGEKLFSGVLMDLSKRFGPHGIPVTVFPKREYKDKPDAMQLQSTTFQEGIEVKREVNGAVPNDLSPVPPPEHLWTSKPPPLFHEGAPYPPPLFIRDTYNQSIPQPPPRKIKRPKRKMYREEPTSIMNAIKLRPRQVLCDKCKNSVVAEKKEIRKGSNDSSRYEDKKRRNDSVATVNKKLKTDHKVDGKNQNESQRRNTVVRVSSITHSRGRVVKVSAQANTSKAQLNTKKVLQSKNMDHAKAREVLKIAKEKAQKKQSETSTSKNAHSKVHFTRRYQNPSSGSLPPRVRLKPQRYRNEENDSSLKTGLEKIRSGKLAPKPQSRCTSTRSAAQRH
- the Pwwp2a gene encoding PWWP domain-containing protein 2A isoform X1; amino-acid sequence: MAAVAAEAAATAASPGEGGAGEAEPELEPIPGSEAGTPLPVTATEAAVPDGEADGRQSAPQADEQPLPPPPPPPPPGELADSSEAEEAKPPEPAAVPVPPPEQPPAAPEQPEDAPRPPPAPVLVPPAGGDSAVSHLIPGSEVRVTLDHIIEDALVVSFRLGEKLFSGVLMDLSKRFGPHGIPVTVFPKREYKDKPDAMQLQSTTFQEGIEVKREVNGAVPNDLSPVPPPEHLWTSKPPPLFHEGAPYPPPLFIRDTYNQSIPQPPPRKIKRPKRKMYREEPTSIMNAIKLRPRQVLCDKCKNSVVAEKKEIRKGSNDSSRYEDKKRRNDSVATVNKKLKTDHKVDGKNQNESQRRNTVVRVSSITHSRGRVVKVSAQANTSKAQLNTKKVLQSKNMDHAKAREVLKIAKEKAQKKQSETSTSKNAHSKVHFTRRYQNPSSGSLPPRVRLKPQRYRNEENDSSLKTGLEKIRSGKLAPKPQSRCTSTRSAGEAPSEKQSPSEGLEVSASEVQDTSTVHVPGEQEELRMLGKRGNKSSLSVYLTLNQEKSDSSSASVCSIDSMDDLKSSNSECSSSESFVXPPGCMHAPSASSTSTSFSSKEENNLRNSLKMEIFSKNVSKCITPDGRTICVGDIVWAKIYGFPWWPARILTITVSRKDNGLLARQEARISWFASPTTSSLALSQLSPFLENFQLRFNKKRKGLYRRAITEAAKAAKQLTPEVRALLTQFET
- the Pwwp2a gene encoding PWWP domain-containing protein 2A isoform X2, coding for MAAVAAEAAATAASPGEGGAGEAEPELEPIPGSEAGTPLPVTATEAAVPDGEADGRQSAPQADEQPLPPPPPPPPPGELADSSEAEEAKPPEPAAVPVPPPEQPPAAPEQPEDAPRPPPAPVLVPPAGGDSAVSHLIPGSEVRVTLDHIIEDALVVSFRLGEKLFSGVLMDLSKRFGPHGIPVTVFPKREYKDKPDAMQLQSTTFQEGIEVKREVNGAVPNDLSPVPPPEHLWTSKPPPLFHEGAPYPPPLFIRDTYNQSIPQPPPRKIKRPKRKMYREEPTSIMNAIKLRPRQVLCDKCKNSVVAEKKEIRKGSNDSSRYEDKKRRNDSVATVNKKLKTDHKVDGKNQNESQRRNTVVRVSSITHSRGRVVKVSAQANTSKAQLNTKKVLQSKNMDHAKAREVLKIAKEKAQKKQSETSTSKNAHSKVHFTRRYQNPSSGSLPPRVRLKPQRYRNEENDSSLKTGLEKIRSGKLAPKPQSRCTSTRSAGFNKWQLLHQTVTSPAAPLQCLTDHCGFRLGALKLTVKRAAQRH
- the Pwwp2a gene encoding PWWP domain-containing protein 2A isoform X3, with product MQLQSTTFQEGIEVKREVNGAVPNDLSPVPPPEHLWTSKPPPLFHEGAPYPPPLFIRDTYNQSIPQPPPRKIKRPKRKMYREEPTSIMNAIKLRPRQVLCDKCKNSVVAEKKEIRKGSNDSSRYEDKKRRNDSVATVNKKLKTDHKVDGKNQNESQRRNTVVRVSSITHSRGRVVKVSAQANTSKAQLNTKKVLQSKNMDHAKAREVLKIAKEKAQKKQSETSTSKNAHSKVHFTRRYQNPSSGSLPPRVRLKPQRYRNEENDSSLKTGLEKIRSGKLAPKPQSRCTSTRSAGEAPSEKQSPSEGLEVSASEVQDTSTVHVPGEQEELRMLGKRGNKSSLSVYLTLNQEKSDSSSASVCSIDSMDDLKSSNSECSSSESFVXPPGCMHAPSASSTSTSFSSKEENNLRNSLKMEIFSKNVSKCITPDGRTICVGDIVWAKIYGFPWWPARILTITVSRKDNGLLARQEARISWFASPTTSSLALSQLSPFLENFQLRFNKKRKGLYRRAITEAAKAAKQLTPEVRALLTQFET